From one Callithrix jacchus isolate 240 chromosome 2, calJac240_pri, whole genome shotgun sequence genomic stretch:
- the LOC100406412 gene encoding zinc finger and SCAN domain-containing protein 25 isoform X3, whose protein sequence is MLKEHPEMAEAPQQQLGVPVVKLEKELPWGRGREDPSPETFRLRFRQFRYQEAAGPQEALRELQELCRRWLRPELHTKEQILELLVLEQFLTILPREFYAWIREHGPESGKALAAMVEDLTERALEAKAVPCHGQGEQEETALCRGAWEPGIHLGPVEVKPEWGMPPGEGVQGADPGTEEHLSQDPGDETRVFQEQALPVLQAGPGLPTMNPRDQEMAAGFFTAGPQGLGPFKDMALAFPEEEWRHVTPAQIDCFGEYVEPQDCRVSPVLLC, encoded by the exons ATGCTGAAAGAGCATCCAGAGATGGCGGAAGCTCCTCAGCAGCAATTGGGTGTTCCTGTGGTGAAACTGGAGAAAGAGTTGCCGTGGGGCAGAGGAAGGGAAGACCCTAGTCCAGAGACTTTTCGGCTGAGGTTTCGGCAGTTCCGCTACCAGGAGGCGGCTGGACCCCAGGAAGCTCTTAGGGAGCTCCAAGAACTCTGTCGTCGGTGGCTGAGGCCGGAACTGCACACCAAGGAGCAGATCCTGGAACTGCTGGTGCTGGAGCAGTTTCTCACCATCCTGCCCCGAGAGTTCTACGCCTGGATCCGGGAGCATGGCCCAGAGAGTGGCAAGGCCCTGGCTGCCATGGTGGAGGACCTGACAGAAAGAGcgctggaggccaaggcg GTTCCATGCCACGGGCAGGGAGAGCAGGAGGAAACAGCACTTTGCAGAGGCGCTTGGGAGCCAGGCATCCACCTGGGGCCAGTGGAGGTCAAGCCCGAGTGGGGGATGCCCCCTGGGGAAGGCGTTCAAGGTGCAGACCCAGGTACTGAGGAGCATCTCAGTCAGGACCCTGGAGATGAGACGCGGGTGTTCCAGGAGCAAG CGCTGCCTGTTCTGCAGGCAGGTCCTGGCCTCCCCACAATGAATCCCAGGGACCAAGAGATGGCAGCCGGCTTCTTTACTGCTGGACCGCAG GGGTTGGGGCCATTTAAAGATATGGCCCTGGCCTTCCCTGAGGAGGAGTGGAGGCATGTGACCCCAGCCCAGATAGACTGCTTTGGGGAGTACGTGGAACCACAGGACTGCAGGGTCTCTCCAG
- the TMEM225B gene encoding transmembrane protein 225B isoform X1 — protein sequence MKGFSRVMVPALTSLGYLLIVVVSIFPFWVRLVNKESHEVFFSGPFENCFHVKCWKPRPLSIYILLGRVFLFSAIILAFLTTFFMVPFAAKFFPRTWKQNFVLAFISFFTAVCALLALVLHALEIRALRMKLGHLQFSVLWPYYVLGFDVFLFIVAGTICLAQEIACPCCHLLSVSQRMEEGHGCLHLDNLESLGGELSSVQKETLVTEETVI from the exons ATGAAGGGATTCTCCCGGGTCATGGtcccagccttgacctccctaggCTACCTGCTCATAGTGGTGGTCTCCATCTTTCCCTTCTGGGTGCGGCTTGTGAACAAGGAGTCCCATGAAGTCTTTTTCAGTGGTCCGTTTGAGAACTGCTTCCATGTCAAATGCTGGAAGCCTCGACCCTTATCCA TTTACATCCTCCTCGGACGGGTTTTCCTGTTCTCTGCAATTATCCTGGCTTTCCTCACCACCTTCTTCATGGTTCCCTTCGCAGCCAAGTTCTTCCCGAGGACCTGGAAGCAAAACTTTGTGTTAGCCTTCATCAGCTTCTTCACAG CGGTCTGTGCCCTCCTGGCCTTGGTGCTGCATGCCCTGGAGATCCGGGCTCTGAGGATGAAGCTCGGCCACCTGCAGTTCTCCGTGCTGTGGCCTTACTATGTGCTGGGCTTCGACGTCTTTCTGTTCATAGTGGCTG GTACCATCTGCCTTGCTCAAGAAATAGCCTGCCCTTGCTGTCACTTGTTGTCCGTTTCCCAGAGGATGGAGGAGGGCCATGGATGCCTGCACCTGGACAATCTGGAGAGTTTGGGAGGAGAACTGAGCTCAGTACAAAAGGAGACACTGGTGACAGAAGAAACAGTTATCTAG
- the TMEM225B gene encoding transmembrane protein 225B isoform X2, protein MKGFSRVMVPALTSLGYLLIVVVSIFPFWVRLVNKESHEVFFSGPFENCFHVKCWKPRPLSTKFFPRTWKQNFVLAFISFFTAVCALLALVLHALEIRALRMKLGHLQFSVLWPYYVLGFDVFLFIVAGTICLAQEIACPCCHLLSVSQRMEEGHGCLHLDNLESLGGELSSVQKETLVTEETVI, encoded by the exons ATGAAGGGATTCTCCCGGGTCATGGtcccagccttgacctccctaggCTACCTGCTCATAGTGGTGGTCTCCATCTTTCCCTTCTGGGTGCGGCTTGTGAACAAGGAGTCCCATGAAGTCTTTTTCAGTGGTCCGTTTGAGAACTGCTTCCATGTCAAATGCTGGAAGCCTCGACCCTTATCCA CCAAGTTCTTCCCGAGGACCTGGAAGCAAAACTTTGTGTTAGCCTTCATCAGCTTCTTCACAG CGGTCTGTGCCCTCCTGGCCTTGGTGCTGCATGCCCTGGAGATCCGGGCTCTGAGGATGAAGCTCGGCCACCTGCAGTTCTCCGTGCTGTGGCCTTACTATGTGCTGGGCTTCGACGTCTTTCTGTTCATAGTGGCTG GTACCATCTGCCTTGCTCAAGAAATAGCCTGCCCTTGCTGTCACTTGTTGTCCGTTTCCCAGAGGATGGAGGAGGGCCATGGATGCCTGCACCTGGACAATCTGGAGAGTTTGGGAGGAGAACTGAGCTCAGTACAAAAGGAGACACTGGTGACAGAAGAAACAGTTATCTAG